The Canis lupus dingo isolate Sandy chromosome 34, ASM325472v2, whole genome shotgun sequence genome contains the following window.
aattttgtgcagccactgtggaaaacagtgtgaagctttcttaaaaaatgaaaaatagggatccctgggtggcgcagcggtttggcgcctgcctttggcccagggcgcaatcctggagacccgggatcgaatcccacgtcgggctcccggtgcatggagcctgcttctccctctgccagtgtctctgcgcctctctctctctctctgtgactatcataaataaataaaaattaaaaaaaaaattaaaaaaaaaaaaatgaaaaatagaaatacctcaGGATCCGGTAATTCCACTACTCGATATTtagctaaagaaaacaaaaaacactaagtCAAAAGATGTGTGCACCTGAATgtatattgcagcattatttccaacagtcaagatatggaagcagcccaaatgtctattgatagatgaatgaataaagaagagtggtatatgtatacaatggaatattattcaaccataaaaataatgagatcttgccattttcaacagcatggatagacctagagggctaagtgaaataaatcagacagagacagacaaataccatGAAATTTAACTTAGATGtagaatataaagaacaaaacaaaaaagagacacttaaatacagagacaaactgatggttgccaaaagGAAGGCGGGTATGGGAATGGGTGAACTaaatgaaggggattaagaggtactgacttctagttataaaataaatcatggggatgaaaagtacaatatagggaatataatcaataatactgtaataacgttttatggtgacagatggtgactatacttatcatggtgagcattgagtaatagaattctttttttttaaggttttatttattcatgaaagacacacagagagagaggaacagacacaggcagagggagaagcaggctccatgcagggagcctgacatgggacccgatccctggactccaggatcacaccctgggctgaaggcggtgctaaaccgctgagccaccagggatgcccatACATAGAATTCTTGAATcaatgttgtacactttaaactagtataattttgtatgttttaatttttttttctttttttaaaaatttttatttatttatgatagtcacacacacagagagagagagaggggcggagacacaggcagagggagaaacaggctccatgcactgggagcccgacgtgggatttgatccagggtctcccggatcgcgccctgggccaaaggcaggcgccaaaccactgcgccactcagggatcccaattttgtatgttaattatacttaaaagacaaaaaagtaaagaTACAGCTACAAGATAATGGAAAGAGGCTGAAAactcaaaggaaaaggaaatgttatatCATTGAAATGGCCAAATCTTGTATgcactcatttcttctttttcatttcttgctGCCATAAgtggtttgtttctttaattaattttttaaaaatatgagactaATTTATTCTAGTAGGTACAAGGTAAGATGTaaaacttctccttttttttttttttttttttaattacaagttCAAGTCCTATTTTCTCTTATGGAACCTGATGAACAtagtttgaaaaaagaaatcctggatAAAAATGTTAACATGCTCTACTGCAGAATATGGTTCACTGTTTTTGAAGAATAGTATAGATGAGTTTTTGCTTGCCGTTTGAAGTGTAtgatgcgtgtgtgtgtgtgtgtgtgtgtgtgtgtgtcttgtgagaTTTTACTCAGGCTTATTTATATTTAGGTATAGTGAACTAGAAATGCCCTATCAACATCACTGTCAACAGAGACCATGGGTATGTATCACTTGGATTGGGTAGTGCAACTttatttcttagttatttttgaaaacataaattccTCAGTTGATAATAAAAGTCTGTTAGTAATGGCTATAGATGGAATGGAGCATCCCACTCTGCTCTGCTTGAGTTTAGGCTGGTCAGTGTTAGAAACTACTGGTATGATAGTCAATTATTAAAATTCCCTTAAGTGATTAGGatgttttatgttttccaaagaaaaatgaaacttctcTCCgggattcttgatctcagggcagtCTGGTGAGTATGTATGTGGAAGGTAGGGATAGGAGACAGGAGGAAGCCCCTGGAGGGCCTACTCCCTCAGGGGTTTTCTCCAGACAAGACAGTACTGGTAGCTGGTGAAATGATCACAGGCTTTTTTGATGGCGATTTAAGGGTGCATTTCCTGAAGGAGACAAAATAGAAGACCCGAGAAGACAGcaccaaacagaaaatcaaattcTAGATAAAACAAAGGGAGGAGAGTAGCGATCATCAAGAGAATTGAGAGACTGAGTGTTATCAAAGGTGCAGATTAAACTGCACAGATTCAGACCTTGTTCTCAACAGAAGCATCTGCGTGGAGCATCTTCTTCCTTACTGGTCAAGCATAGTAAAAAGCTGGATGTGCAGAACATGATgctttaatattatatttttttaaacattaagaaTCAGCTTTTACTGTATTActcaaaaaatgtgttttttgagATTTGGTGtctgattgtatttatttgttactCTTAGACAATCTAATTTTTGACTGGATTCAGACTTGGAGGTAGAGGCTGTCAGAGAGGACAACCTCTGACTCTTGGCAATCTGTTGCTGGTGTGTTTCTTCGGCCTCCTTCATTCTCTTGGCCAAAAGTTTAGCATATTCTGCAGCCTCTTCCATGTTTTTCATAGTACATTGTTTCTTCAGAGCAATATGCCAACATTTATGTTGGAGGTCATGCTGAGTAACAGGATGCTGAATCTTGGGTGCTATGGTTCTGggtttcttaccttctttgtttAAGGCCTTTCTCATAACATACTGgcagatcacatcttctttagaGAGATTAAAAAGTTTGCAGATTCTGCTATTTTCTTTTGGCCCCGGGACACAAGGCACAGTCGTATCAGTGAGTCTAGAACATTCTTCtgccctcgcccccccccccttttttgttttacaatgacCAAGTTGGGAATACTGAGGTTGGTATTCACCCTACAACCCTGAACAGATTTGCACCTTCTTTGTTCAGTCCTCCTTGGTCTGTAACTGGAATGCCCCTTACTCAGCAGCAGGTGGACACCCTGCTTCATGGGGAAGCCTTGTTTGTCATCACCATCACTGATTTGAACCCCATAAACCTTCCATTCTTCACCCAGAGCATTAGCTGCAACTTCTATGGCCATATACTTCTCATAAAAGGTATGAAGTCTGTGTTCACCATCCACTTCAGTGAGTTTCTGGCAGCTAGTAGCTGGTAAAGAGATGTTCAGCTTCATTTTAAAGCAGCCTACCACCCCTGAGATGCTATGAAAAACAGCTGgttttctcaaaatttattttttgaatcacTGTTTCCATTGGATTTGAAGAAGTGTTAGAGGAAAGGAAGTTTCTGTGTTTCAAACAGTTTGGAAAATTCCATATCAAATAGCCTTATATTGGGTTCATTCTTGTAGGACTCTCTAGAGCCTTCAATGTGCTAAGGTATATTGTGATTCTCCCAGAAG
Protein-coding sequences here:
- the LOC112645871 gene encoding LOW QUALITY PROTEIN: 40S ribosomal protein S6-like (The sequence of the model RefSeq protein was modified relative to this genomic sequence to represent the inferred CDS: inserted 1 base in 1 codon), whose protein sequence is MKLNISLPATSCQKLTEVDGEHRLHTFYEKYMAIEVAANALGEEWKVYGVQISDGDDKQGFPMKQGVHLLLSKGHSSYRPRRTEQRRCKSVQGCRVNTNLSIPNLVIVKQKRGGGRGQKNVXRLTDTTVPCVPGPKENSRICKLFNLSKEDVICQYVMRKALNKEGKKPRTIAPKIQHPVTQHDLQHKCWHIALKKQCTMKNMEEAAEYAKLLAKRMKEAEETHQQQIAKSQRLSSLTASTSKSESSQKLDCLRVTNKYNQTPNLKKHIF